The sequence below is a genomic window from Candidatus Hadarchaeales archaeon.
TTTCCGAGAACAGGTGGGAAAATGTTTCGAGTTTTCCCGCAACAGTAACAAACGCGAACGATAGACTTGCTTTCGACGGTACGTATTTGTATATGATTAGAGGAGCGACCGATAGCAGTTTCTGGAGATATTCAGTCAAAACGATTCCGGCTTATTCCCTTAAATGGCAGCAAACAATTCCTCTGACGCTCTATGAGTCTCCTGAACAGACATACGCCCAGCCGTACTCTCTTTCTCTTCTCGCAGGTGGGGTAACAAGTCTTGACAATATAAAATTCGCAGATGATAAACCCGCCAGCTTCTCTCAAAGAAGATACATCTATGTTTATGAAAACAAAGGTAGAGGAACGGAAAATACAACGAGTACGAGTTTTGTTGATCTCGAGAATGCCAGAGTAAGTGTTTCTGTCACCGATAATTCATACCTCATCATAAACTTCCACGCCGCTCACAATAGCTCAATGGCCGGCGACAAGGTTGAATTCAGGATAATGGTCGGAACCTACGTGGTTGCCTACGGTCACGGCGAGATGGGGGTTGCATCTCAGGATACAACGATATCGTTGACTAGGGCCTGGCGCGTGCCCCCCGGAAACTACACTGTCAGGGCACAATGGAGACGGGCTTCCGGGAGTGGAACACTCTGGTGTTGGGAGAGAAACATAACCGTCTGGGTAGTTCCGGAGAATGCTTTCCGAGTATTCTCAAACAGAGAGTGGTCAACAGTTTATGCCTCGGACTCGTTCTCTGATCTCTCCGGAATGGTCGCTCAGATTTCTGTATCTGAGGATTCTTACCTCTTTATGAATTTCCATGCATCCTTCGACCATGCAGGAGCAGGAGGGAAAGTTGAGTTCAAACTGATGGTGGACGAAGAAAATGTCGCTTACGCATACGGAATGACCGCAACGGCTGGTCAAGATCTAATGGTCTCCTTAACCAGAGCTTACCAAGTCTCTCGGGGGACACACACAGTAAAAGTACAATGGAGGAGGGCAAGCGGTACCGGTACTGTGGCTTGTTGGGAGAGGAGTCTGAATGTTGTTGTCATTCCGGTTCGTGCATTGAGTGTATGGAGTAACAGAAATACCGAGACAAGTTCGACCTCCGGTTCAACCTGGGTTTCTCTTCCCGGAGCTTCTCTTTCATTCTCGACTCCAAGGGAATCAACTTTAGCCGTACAGTTCCACGCAAGCTTTAACGTAAACGCTTCCGGGAACAAGCCAGAGTTCAGAATAATACTTGATGGTGACGAGAGCAACCCGTTGGCGATCGGATATGGATATATGGCTACGACCAGTCAGGATACCACTATCAGGCTTGTCGCAATGTCACGCGTGAGCGCAGGTGCTCACACGATTGCGGTTCAGTGGAGAGTTGCTTCGGGAACTGGAACCGCCTATTGTTGGGAGAAAAGCATAAACGCTGTGGCTCTTGAGAATCTCTTCGATTTTGAATTGCTTGGAGAAATCTCCAACATCCCGTTAGCCGACCGTTACACGCTAGAAATGAAGTACAGGCTCTCAAGCGATTCCGACGGTTTTGTCGTATATGTGAAAAGCCCGCAGCCTCTTGTGACAGATAACACGGTTGCTCTTTGGCGCTTCGATGAGGGGAGTGGAGTTCAAGTCTTAGAGAGTAGCGGAAATGGACAGACGGGTTTGATATACGGTGTGAATGTTGGTGTACTCTGGTCAAGTGATTCCGTATTCGGGTACAGCTTAAACTTTACCGGCTTGGGAGGTTATGTCTTGGTTCCACACTCTTCCATCCTTGCTCCACCAGCGGGTTTCTCTCAACTAACGGTTTCAGCTTGGATAAAAGTGCGCGAAGTGAGCGGTCATCATACAATCGTCACTAAACGCAGTTATGTCTGGGAGCCGACGAATGGATGGCAAATGTATGTCGAGCCAGCTACGGATCCTGGTAAAGCAAAATTCTGCGTGATACTGAAATCAACTGGAGAAGGCTATTATGGTGTGGCGATTGACAATGCTGTGAATTTAAATGAATGGACTCATGTAGCATTTACTTACGATAATAACGGAGTCATCCGAGTTTATATCAATGGAGTTGACAGGACGTCAGAAGATTCATGGAATTCGAGAGGAGGCGCTGGCAATGTTTTGAGCGCTCCAGACAATCTCTTCATCGGTTGTATAAACGGAACTTCCGAGTGGTTCATTGGATGGATAGATGAGGTGCGTATAGAGAACCGCGTTCTCACATCAGAAGAAATGGCTATCGAAGCTAGTCTAGAGCGGTTGTGGAGAAAAGTTGGAGAGCTCAGGGGCACTGACTGGCAAAGCTTTACAAGGGTAGTCCCAGCAAATTCAGTTGAGAACGGAAGGATTTTGTTCAGGATAGTGGATATAGATCCGTTTTCCAAATCGCAGTCTGTTGACTTAGATATTGACTACATAAGAGTCTCCGGGTACCGCCTCTGGGAAAATCTAAAATTGAGAATTTATGGTTGTTCAATGAATGACGCCGAAAAAGTTTTCGTATACGTGTGGAATGGCAGAGAATGGGAAATCATTGGAACACTTCCGCAAGGCTCTCCCGGTTGGCTAACAGCCAATATTCCTTACCTGTATGCGGTCGGAACATCAGACCTCAAGATTCTCTACAAGTCCGAGGATGACAACGATGAAACGATGACAAAGGTTTGCTTAGACTATGTGGGCATAGGTGAAGGAAGTTCTTATTCGACTTCTGTCGAAGCATACATTCTGCTCAGTCTGGACGGCGAAAATTGGCAGGAATACGGCCCGTTCACAACTTTCCCTGTCGATCTTTCCTCTCTTCCACCGGCGAGATTTGTCAGATATCGGCTCAAACTTTTCTCGGATAGAGAAAATATGACGCCCATCGTGAGGAATGTGGAAATAAAAGTTGCTGCCTATACTGCCGACGAGAACATAGCGTGGGGAGGAATATTCTTCAATTCCTTCAGTGAAGATTATCTCTCACCCAACGGGATCGTCCTGCGGAAATCTGATGGATCAAGAGCGAATGCGGTTCTTGCGACTGAGAACATAACAATCAGGATTAGAGCCTTCAGAGGGGATCTTACAGCTGTGAAGCTCCACGTGATAACAGACTCGGGTGAAAACGTTTGGGAAATGAGTAGAACTCCTTCTGGTGCTTATGATTTCTGGACTAAAACCTTCCAGATGCGAGCAAACGAGAACTGGTCATACTTCTTTGAGATCCGGGATGGGGACACCGTTGGATATTATGCCGATGACTCACTGAAGGATGGTGGTTCGGGGAGGAAATACGATTCTGAACAGGAAGCGAGATCGAATGCTTTCAGAATTCACGCACAGGCGCTTCCAACAGATCCGCAGGGAATGGTTATATACGAAGTGATGGTTGACAGGTTTTACGACGGCGATCCTTCGAATAATAATCCATCCCAAAGCCCAGGACTTTACGATCCAAGGAGAGAAAATGGTAACTGGAAGTACTACTGGGGAGGAGATCTAAAAGGACTTATCCAGAAACTTGACTATATCGCCGGAATGGGAGTTTCGGCAATCTGGATAACTCCGATTGTGAACAATATAGATAGAGCGAGCGAATATGACAACAGCACCGGTTATCATGGCTACTGGGCAAAGGACTTCAAACAAATAGAGGAGCACTTTGGGACTTGGCAGGACGTTTATGATCTCGTCTCTGAGGCGAGAAAGAGGAACATCAGAATCATAATGGATTGGGCGCCAAATCACACGAGTCCGGCTTACTGGGGAGAGAATGGAGCTCTTTACGATAATGGAGTCTTCTGGACGGATTATAGGAGAGAGTGGTTCACAGACGCTTTCTGGGCAAGGGAAAATTCAACTGTCAGCACAACCAGCACAACTTTTGTAGATCTTTCCGGCATGGCTTTGGATGTTTTTATACATGAGAACTCGTATCTTCTTATAAACTTCCACGCCGCCCATAACATCAACACATGGGGAAAGGCAGAATTTCTCTTGCTCGTTGGAGATACGGAGGTGGCAAAGGGTTACAGTCATATGGGACTGGGTGATGGGCAAGACACAACAGTTTCTCTCACACGAGCCTATTTCGTAACGCCCGGCAAATACACAGTTAAAGCGCAGTGGAGACTGGCGGAAGGCACAGGTACCGTCTACTGTTGGGAGAGAAGTCTTTCGGTTATGGTCGTGCCAGCATATTGGATAGTAAGAGACAATAGGGCGACGGACTGGGTCACAACAACCTCTACCTCCTTTGTTGATATACCCAACATGGCGTCGACAGTAACCGTCACAGAAAATTCATATCTGCTCGTAAATTTCCACATCTCACACAATGTTGATCACTCGAGTGGCGACGGAAAGGCGGAATTTCAGATCCAAGTTGGGACTGAAAACATTGCGATGGGTTACAGCAATTCGCCCTGGAAGCAGGACTTAACTCTATCTTTGACGGCTATTCGATTTGTAACGCCAGGAACGTACACGGTTAAAGCTAGGTGGAGATCAGTAAACGGGTATACCCTTGGTGCTTGGGAGAGAAGCCTCAACGTCGTTGCTATTCCCACTAGAGCTCTTAAAGTCGAGAATATAAGAAGCACAACTCTGACATCTACCACTAGCTCAACTTGGACGTCGCTCCCCAATGCATCCCTTTCCATATCTGTGCCTGAGAATGTAGTCTTAGCAATCAACTTCCACGCCGGATTTAACAACAATACTTCAGGAGCCAAGCCGCAGTTCATGCTCCGGGTCGATGGAAATCCTGTCGGTGTGGGATACAGCCGGATGGCTATGGCTAGCCAGGACACCACTTTCAGGTTAGTCGCAGCAATCCCTGTTTCCGCCGGAAGTCATACGATCGACGTTCAGTGGCGTATTGAAAATGGTATAGGAATCGCATATTGTTGGGAAAGAAGTTTGAACGTTGTTGCCGTCACGAGAAACTTTAACGAGTTCACATGGAGCTGGGAGAATATCTTCAGACACAATGGAGATATAGACATGCAAGCCCAGGACGACAGGTGGAACATCCGTTACAGAAATCTGTTACAACTCGCGGATCTTAACCAGCTTAACCCGAGAGTGGACAACTATTTGAAAGAAGCCCTTAAGCTCTTCCTCGACGCCGGAATCGGGGGTCTAAGGATTGATGCGGCAAAGCATATGGATCCTGGATGGCTAAAGACTCTAGCGGACTTTGTCTATTCGGGCTGGGAGAACATATATATTATGCATGAATCGGTCGTCGAATTCTGGGATGAAACATATTGGGATGTTTGTCAATTCGATAACAACTACGGCATGCACATGATAAACACAGCATTGGCGTTCATAATCCGAGACGTTTTCGGCTGGAAATCTAGAAACATGTATGAGCTAGAATACTATGTCAACAAGCAATTCTCTTTCCCAGCCTCGGATATCCTTTGGAATCAAAAGGTCGTCAACGCTGTCGCCTGCCACGACTGGAGTAGATTCCGCTCGATGAACAAAAGCATGAGGGATTCAGAACTTGCGATAGGTTTTGTTCTCACTCTTCCTGGAATTCCGCTGGTATACTACGGCGAGGAGCAGTATATGTACAACGACAACATCAATCCGAATAACGAGATAGGGGGAGACCCATATAACCGCGGAATGATGGTGGCATTCGACAACACTACCACGTACTATCGGCTGGTTAGAAAGCTCGCTGATCTTCGCAAACTTAATCCGGCCTTAAGGTATGGAATAATTTCGACGAAATATGTGAGCGAAAATGTTTATGTTTTCCAACGAAAGTTCTTCAACGACGTAGTACTGGTTGCAATTAACCTTGGAGGAACAGACGTAAACCTCACGAACATCAGCGTAGAAATGCCAGACGACACGTATTCCGATTACTTAGGAGGTATTCTGGGCAACGGAAGAACGATAACCGTGCAGGGGGGCGTCATCTCATCTCTCACTTTGCCAGCAAGCTCGATGGGCGTCTGGTATTGCTTAACCGAAAACAACGAACCATGGCTTGGAGCGATAGATCCCGTTATGGGAAGGGCTGGAAACAAAGTAAGGGTGAGCGGTAAAGGTTTCGGCAAAACGCAGGGGCAGGTGATATTTGACAACGGAACTCAGAGATGGTATGCAACGATTATCGAATGGGCAGACGATCATGTTTACTTCCAAGTTCCGTCAGGCGTGGTTGTTCCCATTAACAAGCAGCATGTTGAAGTTTTCGTCAAGAGGGCCGACGGAAAGGAGAGCAATCGGATTCTATTCCAGTACTTAAAAGATAAGCTGGTCCTTGTTGTTCACAGGCTCGATAACACGAAGGGCACAGAGCTGGAAACAACGATGGGCGAATTCCTCTTCATTACCGGTAGCGTGGCTGAGTACTCCAACTGGAGCGACAGGAGCGAGAATGCGGTTGGTCCGATGCTTTGTCCATATTGGGATAATTGGTTTGTTGTGACCGCAGTCCCGCGATCTACGTACATTGAGTTCAAGTTCATAAAGGCCAGACTCGGTGAAAGTGGAAGTTGGGAGAGCGGAAGCAACCACACATTTACGAGTCCTGAGAATGGCGTGCTATACAGACGCTCGCGGCCCGGTGGAGGGGCTAGTGGATTCTCATTACCTCCAGGTAAGGAGTCCGGGGTGCAGAGCTTTACCCTGACCTCATCCGAGAATGTCAAGACTGAAAACGAAAACGTACCACCACTCTCACAGACCCAACCCTCAGAAAACGAAGTCACAGAAAACGAAGCTACATCATCCCCCGCGATATCGATAAGCAGCTCTGACTCTGGAGTTCTATCGTGGTTCATTCCAGAGAATGTGGAAGTTGCACGATACGAGGTAATGATTGACGATGATCCATCTTTCTCATCTCCAATAATCATTTCCGTTGTTGGTAACTCGCTTGACGTTCTAGCTCTTGGACTAGAAGGAGGACAGTACTTCTGGAGAGTTAGGGCGATTCTATCCGACGGCACAGAAATTTTGAGTGAAGTCGGAATGTTTGAGATAAAAGCTTCTACCAAGACATCGCAGAAGCCGCTCTGGATACTACCGACCGGAATCGTGTTTGCGGCTCTGATTTCAGTGTTCATGCTCAAAGTTTTCATGAGAAAAAGAAATGGACGCTTTTTGCGTTACAGGCTCCATTCGATCCGCAAAAGTTTTGATGAAAAAATAAAAGCTTGAAAACTGGGAGATCCGAAATTAAAAGTCTTTTAAGAACAAATTTCAAATCAAAATGCTTAAATATCGTAGAAACCAAATAAAACAACTGAAAGATGGAGAAAGGAGGGATTTATTGGATGGAACTTCCGCTTGCGACGCTTGAGCGTCTAATTAAGAAGGCAGGAGCGAAAAGAGTGAGCGAGAGCGCAGCCATAGCACTTGGCGAAATCTTGGAAGAAAAAGCGATGGAGATCTCCAGAGAAGCAATAAAACTGGCGGAGCACGCTGGCCGAAGAACTGTTAGGGATATCGACATAAGACTGGCTGCGAAAAGGTCTTAAATATCCCCTTCTCCCCTTTTGTCTGGTGTGGTTTTGCGTTTGAAAGGGGCGGAGATAGCGATAAAGACGTGTTTGGGGGTCAGGAAGGGCGAAAAGGTTCTCGTTGTTGCGGATCCGCCGAAGCTCGAAATAGCTCTAGCTCTTTTTGAGGAGGCGCTGAAGGTCGGAGCTCAAGCGAACATCATGCTCATGAAGACTTTGACGAGACATGGTGAGGAGCCTCCAGAGATGGTCGCTAGAGCGATGCGGATGGCCGACGTCGTCATCGCACCGACCACCTATTCGATTACGCACACGCAGGCGAGGTTACAGGCCACTCTTGCAGGAGTGAGGATCGCAACAATGCCAGGGATAACAGAAGATATGATGAGAAGGGGGGCAATGCTGGCAGACTACCTAGAAGTAGAGAAAAAAACCAAGAAGGTTGCTGGGATTTTGAACAAGGGGTCGAGAGTTAGGATTACCTCAAAAGCTGGAACAGATCTAACTTTCGATATATCTGGGAGGAAGGCGAAAGCAGACACAGGTATTATCCGGAAACGCGGAGACTTTGGAAATCTGCCAGCTGGAGAAGCATTTATAGCTCCGGTTGAAGGTAGTGGACAAGGGAAGGCGGTTATAGATGGTTTGATCTCGTCCTGCGGGCGGAGACGGACGGTTATCACGTTTGTTAACGGAATTGCTGTC
It includes:
- a CDS encoding NFYB/HAP3 family transcription factor subunit, which produces MEKGGIYWMELPLATLERLIKKAGAKRVSESAAIALGEILEEKAMEISREAIKLAEHAGRRTVRDIDIRLAAKRS
- a CDS encoding aminopeptidase, with protein sequence MVLRLKGAEIAIKTCLGVRKGEKVLVVADPPKLEIALALFEEALKVGAQANIMLMKTLTRHGEEPPEMVARAMRMADVVIAPTTYSITHTQARLQATLAGVRIATMPGITEDMMRRGAMLADYLEVEKKTKKVAGILNKGSRVRITSKAGTDLTFDISGRKAKADTGIIRKRGDFGNLPAGEAFIAPVEGSGQGKAVIDGLISSCGRRRTVITFVNGIAVKIEGNDKLFKIVSKVGKNARNLAEFGIGTNKMARFSGSVLEEEKIVGTCHIALGDNSTFGGNVRAGVHIDCVMLKPTVEVDGRVILQDGRLLV
- a CDS encoding alpha-amylase family glycosyl hydrolase; translated protein: MIRGATDSSFWRYSVKTIPAYSLKWQQTIPLTLYESPEQTYAQPYSLSLLAGGVTSLDNIKFADDKPASFSQRRYIYVYENKGRGTENTTSTSFVDLENARVSVSVTDNSYLIINFHAAHNSSMAGDKVEFRIMVGTYVVAYGHGEMGVASQDTTISLTRAWRVPPGNYTVRAQWRRASGSGTLWCWERNITVWVVPENAFRVFSNREWSTVYASDSFSDLSGMVAQISVSEDSYLFMNFHASFDHAGAGGKVEFKLMVDEENVAYAYGMTATAGQDLMVSLTRAYQVSRGTHTVKVQWRRASGTGTVACWERSLNVVVIPVRALSVWSNRNTETSSTSGSTWVSLPGASLSFSTPRESTLAVQFHASFNVNASGNKPEFRIILDGDESNPLAIGYGYMATTSQDTTIRLVAMSRVSAGAHTIAVQWRVASGTGTAYCWEKSINAVALENLFDFELLGEISNIPLADRYTLEMKYRLSSDSDGFVVYVKSPQPLVTDNTVALWRFDEGSGVQVLESSGNGQTGLIYGVNVGVLWSSDSVFGYSLNFTGLGGYVLVPHSSILAPPAGFSQLTVSAWIKVREVSGHHTIVTKRSYVWEPTNGWQMYVEPATDPGKAKFCVILKSTGEGYYGVAIDNAVNLNEWTHVAFTYDNNGVIRVYINGVDRTSEDSWNSRGGAGNVLSAPDNLFIGCINGTSEWFIGWIDEVRIENRVLTSEEMAIEASLERLWRKVGELRGTDWQSFTRVVPANSVENGRILFRIVDIDPFSKSQSVDLDIDYIRVSGYRLWENLKLRIYGCSMNDAEKVFVYVWNGREWEIIGTLPQGSPGWLTANIPYLYAVGTSDLKILYKSEDDNDETMTKVCLDYVGIGEGSSYSTSVEAYILLSLDGENWQEYGPFTTFPVDLSSLPPARFVRYRLKLFSDRENMTPIVRNVEIKVAAYTADENIAWGGIFFNSFSEDYLSPNGIVLRKSDGSRANAVLATENITIRIRAFRGDLTAVKLHVITDSGENVWEMSRTPSGAYDFWTKTFQMRANENWSYFFEIRDGDTVGYYADDSLKDGGSGRKYDSEQEARSNAFRIHAQALPTDPQGMVIYEVMVDRFYDGDPSNNNPSQSPGLYDPRRENGNWKYYWGGDLKGLIQKLDYIAGMGVSAIWITPIVNNIDRASEYDNSTGYHGYWAKDFKQIEEHFGTWQDVYDLVSEARKRNIRIIMDWAPNHTSPAYWGENGALYDNGVFWTDYRREWFTDAFWARENSTVSTTSTTFVDLSGMALDVFIHENSYLLINFHAAHNINTWGKAEFLLLVGDTEVAKGYSHMGLGDGQDTTVSLTRAYFVTPGKYTVKAQWRLAEGTGTVYCWERSLSVMVVPAYWIVRDNRATDWVTTTSTSFVDIPNMASTVTVTENSYLLVNFHISHNVDHSSGDGKAEFQIQVGTENIAMGYSNSPWKQDLTLSLTAIRFVTPGTYTVKARWRSVNGYTLGAWERSLNVVAIPTRALKVENIRSTTLTSTTSSTWTSLPNASLSISVPENVVLAINFHAGFNNNTSGAKPQFMLRVDGNPVGVGYSRMAMASQDTTFRLVAAIPVSAGSHTIDVQWRIENGIGIAYCWERSLNVVAVTRNFNEFTWSWENIFRHNGDIDMQAQDDRWNIRYRNLLQLADLNQLNPRVDNYLKEALKLFLDAGIGGLRIDAAKHMDPGWLKTLADFVYSGWENIYIMHESVVEFWDETYWDVCQFDNNYGMHMINTALAFIIRDVFGWKSRNMYELEYYVNKQFSFPASDILWNQKVVNAVACHDWSRFRSMNKSMRDSELAIGFVLTLPGIPLVYYGEEQYMYNDNINPNNEIGGDPYNRGMMVAFDNTTTYYRLVRKLADLRKLNPALRYGIISTKYVSENVYVFQRKFFNDVVLVAINLGGTDVNLTNISVEMPDDTYSDYLGGILGNGRTITVQGGVISSLTLPASSMGVWYCLTENNEPWLGAIDPVMGRAGNKVRVSGKGFGKTQGQVIFDNGTQRWYATIIEWADDHVYFQVPSGVVVPINKQHVEVFVKRADGKESNRILFQYLKDKLVLVVHRLDNTKGTELETTMGEFLFITGSVAEYSNWSDRSENAVGPMLCPYWDNWFVVTAVPRSTYIEFKFIKARLGESGSWESGSNHTFTSPENGVLYRRSRPGGGASGFSLPPGKESGVQSFTLTSSENVKTENENVPPLSQTQPSENEVTENEATSSPAISISSSDSGVLSWFIPENVEVARYEVMIDDDPSFSSPIIISVVGNSLDVLALGLEGGQYFWRVRAILSDGTEILSEVGMFEIKASTKTSQKPLWILPTGIVFAALISVFMLKVFMRKRNGRFLRYRLHSIRKSFDEKIKA